A single Triticum dicoccoides isolate Atlit2015 ecotype Zavitan chromosome 2A, WEW_v2.0, whole genome shotgun sequence DNA region contains:
- the LOC119354725 gene encoding glutamyl-tRNA(Gln) amidotransferase subunit B, chloroplastic/mitochondrial: MALTLLRGIRTQTLSGANAGLFCTTRRPPLAHFTARVESVQTSEPKSVRKSIQQATKEAVEQKTHGFEAVIGIETHVQLSTITKAFCSCPYDYGSQPNSTVCPTCMGHPGTLPVLNAKVVECAVKLGLALNCEISMTSKFDRKQYFYPDLPKGYQISQFDIPIAEKGYLDLDIPMEFGGGHRRFGVTRVHMEEDAGKLLHSESGSFSQVDLNRAGVPLLEIVSEPDMRTGIEAAEYGAEIQRVVRYLGVGNGNMQEGSLRCDVNVSVRPIGQSEFGTKVEIKNMNSFSEISRAIDYEIARQILLHKESQADKIVQETRLWDESSQKTFTMRKKEGLADYRYFPEPDLPEVVLTSDYIDEIRNSMPELPEAKRRRYENMGLSMQDVIFLANDDIVAHFFDSTLEHGADAKLAANWIMGDITAYLKNEKLSIDEIKLTPLELSELIAFIKNGTISGKIGKEILVELITKGGTVKSVIEEKDLVQIADPAAIEAMVDKVLAENPKQLEQYRAGKTKLQGFFAGQVMKASKGKASPVLLNKILGEKLKGN; the protein is encoded by the exons ATGGCTCTAACGCTCCTACGAGGGATCAGAACACAAACCTTATCTGGAGCAAATGCAGGGCTGTTCTGTACCACTCGACGTCCTCCGCTAGCCCACTTCACAGCTAGGGTGGAGAGTGTGCAGACTAGCGAGCCCAAATCAGTGCGCAAATCAATTCAACAGGCTACCAAGGAGGCAGTGGAGCAGAAGACACACGGTTTTGAAGCGGTGATCGGCATTGAGACCCATGTTCAGCTCTCAACCATCACAAAGGCATTTTGCTCCTGCCCATACGACTATGGCTCCCAGCCAAACAGCACCGTTTGCCCCACCTGCATGGGCCACCCCGGGACATTGCCGGTTCTGAACGCAAAGGTTGTTGAATGTGCTGTGAAGCTAGGCCTCGCTCTCAACTGTGAGATTTCCATGACATCCAAGTTTGATCGGAAGCAGTACTTCTACCCAGATCTGCCCAAGGGATACCAGATTTCGCAGTTTGACATTCCGATTGCTGAAAAGGGTTACCTTGATTTGGATATTCCAATGGAGTTTGGTGGTGGTCACAGGCGATTTGGGGTCACGCGGGTTCATATGGAAGAAGATGCTGGCAAGCTGCTTCACTCTGAATCCGGGAGTTTTTCTCAG GTTGACCTAAATAGAGCCGGCGTCCCTTTGCTAGAGATTGTCTCAGAGCCAGATATGAGGACAGGCATAGAGGCTGCTGAGTATGGTGCTGAGATACAAAGGGTTGTTAGATACCTGGGAGTGGGCAATGGCAACATGCAGGAAGGTTCCCTCCGCTGTGATGTGAATGTATCTGTCCGGCCTATTGGACAATCAGAATTCGGTACAAAG GTTGAAATAAAGAATATGAACTCATTTTCTGAAATAAGTAGGGCAATAGATTATGAGATAGCCCGACAGATTCTTCTTCACAAAGAAAGCCAGGCTGACAAAATTGTACAGGAAACCCGTCTATGGGATGAATCTTCTCAG AAAACTTTTACAATGCGGAAAAAGGAGGGACTTGCCGACTACAGATATTTTCCTGAGCCTGATCTTCCTGAAGTTGTTCTGACTAGTGATTACATTGATGAAATTCGTAATTCAATGCCGGAGCTTCCAGAGGCAAAGCGTAGGCGTTATGAGAACATGGGGCTCAGCATGCAAGATGTTATTTTCCTTGCTAACGACGATATT GTTGCTCATTTCTTTGATTCTACACTCGAGCATGGTGCTGATGCAAAGCTGGCTGCTAATTGGATCATGGGTGACATTACGGCTTATCTGAAGAATGAAAAGCTCTCTATTGATGAAATTAAATTAACACCTCTTGAGCTTTCTGAACTGATTGCATTCATAAAGAATGGTACTATCAGTGGGAAGATTGGCAAGGAG ATTCTTGTTGAGCTCATTACCAAAGGCGGAACTGTTAAGTCAGTGATAGAGGAGAAAGATTTGGTTCAG ATAGCAGATCCAGCAGCAATTGAGGCCATGGTAGATAAAGTACTCGCCGAGAATCCAAAGCAACTTGAGCAGTATCGGGCTGGGAAAACCAAGTTGCAGGGATTTTTCGCTGGCCAG GTGATGAAAGCATCGAAAGGTAAAGCAAGTCCTGTTTTATTGAACAAAATCCTCGGGGAGAAGTTGAAGGGCAATTAA